A genomic window from Candidatus Acidiferrales bacterium includes:
- a CDS encoding M28 family metallopeptidase, with amino-acid sequence MGIHSYLVACLVFACWDASLLAQASDRPPLTGFAASRVGWELEYEARLQKLVSPAREREFLRFLTSVPHPAGSEGDKKISQYIFDRFQEFGLKPEMVEYEVLLSYPVGAEVEIVGPEPVKLARPEVPYPDDPDTALEDIFTRIPWNAYSPSADLTLPVVYANFGRAEDYDELARQGVEVKGKIVLARYFKGYRGGKSLEAEKRGVAALLLYSDPMEDGYFQGDAYPKGPWGPAEHFQRGATVYDFLIPGDPLTPGWASTADARRLPESEATVLPKIPMIPLSSRDAAEILARLDGPAVPKGWQGALPLTYHLGGNLLIHFATETKRVRTKIWNVIGTLAGSEEPEKFVLLSNHHDAWVYGAVDPASGTASMLELARALGELAREGWRPRRSIVFGSWDAEEYTLTGSTEWGEQFADRIRQNAIACLNVDASTSGDKFSASASPLLRKLIWEATQGVEDPVHRVPVYQRWQEAGRRESIRSYAVSGGAGSPQSREAGRPEIQILGSGSDYTVFFNHLGIPSLDMIFDGPYGVYHSLYDNFYWMSHFGDPTFDYHAAMSRLWGVMALRLANADILPFDLSAYAEDLLAYAGSLKEYASKEFAARHLDGVAAEARKLKQAAAAAEKRIRNILARPSRSFGTIGARLPEGQAGNPEQSLLRKMREEMRQLEQDLLSQDGLPGRPWFKHLVYAPLPSYEAETLPGVREALLERDEGRAAAQAQLLRRAIRNMTARMRALGK; translated from the coding sequence ATGGGGATCCACAGCTATCTCGTTGCGTGTTTAGTGTTCGCTTGTTGGGATGCGTCCCTCCTGGCACAGGCGAGCGACCGGCCGCCCCTGACGGGTTTTGCGGCAAGTCGCGTCGGATGGGAACTGGAGTATGAAGCCAGGTTGCAGAAACTGGTCTCACCGGCGCGCGAGCGCGAATTCCTTCGTTTTCTCACTTCTGTCCCTCACCCGGCCGGGAGCGAGGGCGACAAGAAAATTTCGCAGTATATCTTCGACCGTTTCCAGGAATTCGGCCTGAAGCCCGAAATGGTCGAGTACGAGGTGTTGCTCTCCTATCCGGTCGGCGCCGAGGTGGAAATCGTTGGACCAGAGCCGGTAAAGCTGGCCCGGCCGGAAGTCCCCTACCCGGATGATCCCGACACGGCCCTGGAGGACATTTTCACCCGCATCCCCTGGAATGCTTATTCGCCTTCGGCTGATCTCACCCTGCCGGTGGTGTACGCGAATTTTGGTCGCGCTGAGGACTATGACGAACTGGCGCGGCAGGGTGTCGAGGTCAAAGGCAAGATCGTGCTGGCGCGCTATTTCAAAGGCTACCGCGGCGGCAAGAGCCTGGAGGCGGAGAAACGCGGCGTGGCGGCCCTGCTGCTCTATTCCGATCCCATGGAAGACGGCTACTTCCAGGGCGATGCCTATCCGAAAGGCCCGTGGGGGCCGGCCGAACATTTCCAGCGCGGCGCAACCGTCTATGACTTCCTGATTCCGGGCGATCCGCTGACGCCGGGCTGGGCTTCCACGGCGGATGCCAGGCGCCTGCCCGAGTCGGAGGCGACCGTCCTTCCCAAGATTCCGATGATCCCGCTTTCCTCGCGCGACGCAGCCGAGATTTTGGCGCGGCTCGACGGACCAGCGGTGCCGAAGGGCTGGCAGGGAGCCCTGCCGCTCACCTATCACCTGGGCGGGAACTTGCTTATTCACTTTGCCACCGAGACGAAGCGGGTGCGGACGAAGATTTGGAACGTGATCGGGACCCTGGCGGGCAGCGAAGAGCCGGAAAAATTTGTCCTGCTATCCAACCATCACGACGCCTGGGTATATGGCGCGGTGGATCCGGCGAGCGGCACCGCCTCCATGCTCGAACTGGCGCGCGCTCTGGGCGAACTGGCCCGCGAGGGATGGCGGCCGCGACGCAGTATCGTCTTCGGAAGCTGGGATGCCGAGGAGTATACGTTGACCGGCTCAACCGAATGGGGCGAGCAGTTCGCTGACCGCATCCGGCAGAACGCCATTGCTTGCCTGAACGTGGATGCTTCCACGAGCGGCGACAAATTTTCCGCGAGCGCCTCTCCTCTCTTGAGAAAACTCATCTGGGAGGCCACTCAGGGGGTAGAGGATCCGGTCCATCGCGTCCCCGTCTATCAACGCTGGCAAGAAGCCGGGCGCAGGGAGAGCATTCGGAGCTACGCCGTTTCGGGCGGCGCGGGCTCGCCGCAGTCCCGCGAGGCGGGACGGCCCGAGATCCAAATTCTTGGCAGCGGCTCCGACTATACCGTCTTCTTCAACCATCTGGGCATCCCCTCGCTCGACATGATTTTTGACGGCCCCTACGGCGTATATCATTCTCTCTACGACAACTTTTATTGGATGAGTCATTTTGGCGATCCCACGTTTGACTATCACGCAGCGATGTCGCGACTCTGGGGCGTCATGGCGCTGCGGCTGGCCAACGCCGATATTCTGCCTTTTGACCTTTCGGCATACGCCGAAGATCTGCTCGCCTATGCCGGCAGCTTGAAGGAATATGCGAGCAAAGAATTTGCCGCGCGACACCTCGATGGCGTCGCCGCGGAAGCGAGGAAGCTCAAGCAAGCGGCTGCCGCTGCCGAAAAGCGGATCCGGAACATTCTTGCCCGCCCCTCCCGAAGCTTCGGGACCATCGGGGCCCGCCTCCCGGAGGGGCAGGCCGGGAATCCAGAACAGAGCCTTCTCCGAAAGATGCGGGAAGAGATGCGCCAGCTTGAACAGGACCTTTTGAGCCAGGACGGCCTTCCCGGCCGGCCGTGGTTCAAGCACTTGGTTTACGCGCCCTTGCCGAGCTATGAGGCGGAGACTTTACCCGGCGTGCGCGAAGCATTGCTCGAGAGGGACGAAGGGCGAGCTGCGGCTCAGGCGCAGCTCTTGCGGCGCGCCATCCGGAACATGACGGCTCGCATGCGGGCTCTCGGAAAGTGA
- a CDS encoding amino acid permease, which translates to MIELFASPPILMAGQVVFMPAPETSRSSPPAELPRTLGLWDTVSITAGVIIGSGIFLVARNIAQAVESPGLSLVVWLVSGVLSLCGALSYAELGALLPRAGGQYVYLQEAYGPLTAFLFGWANLLAIQSGSIAAVAVGFAIYLGDFLPLASWQVKAVAVLCVVLLTWINYRGVESGSRVQNIFTAAKVLGLAGLIVAGFVFKGGSLAHFTPLFATSKDPSGLLAALGVAMIAALWCFDGWNNPSFAAGEIKNPERNLALGLIIGTAGVTLLYLLVNLVYLYVLPIETVARSERVAAETASVLLGASGGKIISLVVLAATFGCVNGLILAGARVTYAMSREGHFFEAVGRVHPRFRTPHVSLLVQGAWSCLLILVGGYDQLFTYVIFAGWIFYLLTTLAVVILRKKWPRVERPFRVPAYPLVPLLFVAAALWFIVNTLRERPWESLIGSAIVMIGVPVYLLWKKLAPDRDQRGPLPGKAS; encoded by the coding sequence GTGATAGAACTCTTCGCCAGTCCGCCTATCTTGATGGCGGGCCAGGTTGTTTTCATGCCCGCTCCGGAAACATCCCGGTCGTCACCCCCGGCCGAATTGCCGCGCACTCTCGGTCTATGGGACACCGTCTCGATTACCGCCGGGGTCATCATCGGCTCGGGCATTTTCCTGGTGGCGCGGAACATTGCTCAGGCGGTGGAATCTCCGGGGCTGAGCCTGGTGGTATGGCTGGTCAGCGGTGTTCTCAGTTTATGCGGCGCGTTGAGTTATGCCGAACTGGGCGCGCTGCTCCCTCGCGCCGGCGGCCAGTATGTTTATCTTCAGGAAGCCTACGGCCCTTTGACCGCGTTTCTTTTCGGCTGGGCGAACCTCCTGGCCATCCAGTCGGGCTCGATTGCGGCGGTCGCGGTCGGCTTTGCCATCTACCTCGGCGATTTCCTGCCGCTCGCGTCATGGCAGGTAAAAGCGGTAGCCGTCCTCTGCGTGGTCCTGCTGACCTGGATAAACTACCGCGGGGTGGAGTCCGGCAGCCGAGTGCAGAATATTTTTACCGCGGCGAAAGTGCTCGGCCTCGCGGGACTGATCGTGGCCGGATTTGTCTTTAAGGGAGGCTCGCTCGCTCACTTCACGCCTCTTTTTGCCACCAGCAAAGATCCCAGCGGCTTGCTGGCTGCGCTGGGCGTGGCGATGATTGCGGCGCTCTGGTGCTTTGATGGCTGGAACAATCCTTCCTTTGCCGCCGGCGAAATCAAGAACCCGGAAAGAAACTTGGCGCTCGGGCTGATCATCGGGACCGCCGGAGTGACGCTGCTTTATTTGCTGGTCAACCTGGTTTATCTCTACGTGCTGCCCATCGAAACGGTGGCGCGCTCTGAGCGAGTGGCGGCGGAGACAGCCAGCGTCCTGCTCGGCGCTTCGGGCGGCAAAATTATTTCTCTGGTGGTGCTGGCGGCGACGTTTGGCTGCGTGAATGGGCTGATCCTGGCCGGAGCGCGCGTTACCTACGCGATGTCACGCGAAGGCCATTTTTTTGAAGCGGTCGGCCGCGTCCATCCGCGCTTCCGTACTCCCCACGTGTCCCTTCTTGTGCAAGGCGCGTGGTCCTGCCTGTTGATCCTGGTTGGCGGCTACGACCAGCTCTTTACTTACGTCATTTTTGCCGGTTGGATCTTCTATCTGCTGACGACCCTGGCGGTGGTCATTCTTCGCAAGAAGTGGCCTCGCGTCGAGCGGCCCTTCCGCGTTCCCGCCTACCCGCTCGTGCCGCTGCTGTTTGTCGCGGCGGCGCTCTGGTTCATCGTCAACACGCTTCGCGAGCGGCCCTGGGAATCCCTCATCGGTTCGGCCATCGTCATGATCGGCGTGCCCGTTTACCTTCTCTGGAAAAAACTGGCGCCGGACCGCGATCAGCGCGGGCCGCTTCCCGGAAAGGCTTCCTGA
- a CDS encoding aspartate aminotransferase family protein: protein MRESLLHRHLKRKYPVAARGEGVWLYDDSGKKYLDAAGGAAVVSVGHGVREVIAAMGRQARQVAFVHSSQFTTAAARKFSRLLRSLAPGQLRKSGRVFFTSGGSEATESAIKLVRQYWLERGEPSRFKILSRWSSYHGATLGALGLSGNQRRRETFLPLLVEQGHIAPCYCYRCPFGLEFPACELKCAHDLNQMIETQGPETVAAFIFEPIVGATNGAVPPDGYVKTIREICDRHGILLIADEVMTGLGRTGRNFAVDHWGVVPDIILMGKGLSSGYAPLGAVLASEEICQVLERGSGHYSHGFTYSAHPVSVAAGLAVQKWIARNNLVEQCARQGDYLARRLEELRSFPMVGDVRGKGLLQTVEFVQERATRQPFPAGAQVIERLDEKLREAGVNAYPMKGCADGSAGDHFLLAPPFVISQAEIDFLVDALAAVIGSAQEAFPGSGPR, encoded by the coding sequence GTGCGAGAGTCGCTCCTTCATCGCCATCTCAAGCGAAAGTACCCGGTCGCGGCCCGCGGCGAGGGTGTGTGGTTGTATGACGACAGCGGGAAAAAATATCTGGACGCCGCCGGGGGCGCGGCAGTGGTTTCCGTCGGCCATGGCGTGCGCGAGGTCATTGCCGCCATGGGGAGACAGGCGCGCCAGGTGGCGTTCGTGCACAGCTCGCAATTCACCACCGCCGCCGCGCGAAAATTTTCGCGCTTGCTGCGTTCGCTCGCTCCCGGGCAGCTCCGAAAAAGCGGGCGGGTGTTCTTCACCTCCGGCGGCTCGGAAGCGACCGAGTCGGCCATCAAGCTGGTGCGGCAATACTGGCTGGAGCGAGGCGAGCCGAGCCGCTTCAAAATCCTCTCTCGATGGTCGAGCTACCACGGCGCCACTCTGGGCGCGCTGGGGCTTTCCGGGAATCAACGCCGGCGCGAGACCTTTCTGCCCCTGTTGGTAGAACAGGGCCACATTGCTCCTTGCTATTGCTACCGTTGTCCTTTCGGCCTTGAGTTTCCTGCCTGCGAGCTCAAATGCGCCCACGACCTGAACCAGATGATCGAGACCCAAGGGCCGGAAACGGTGGCGGCATTTATTTTCGAACCCATTGTCGGGGCCACGAATGGCGCGGTGCCGCCCGACGGTTACGTCAAGACCATCCGCGAGATTTGCGACCGCCACGGCATCTTGCTCATCGCCGATGAAGTGATGACCGGCCTGGGGCGTACCGGCAGAAATTTTGCGGTCGATCACTGGGGCGTTGTGCCGGACATCATCCTGATGGGGAAGGGACTCTCGAGCGGCTACGCCCCGCTGGGAGCGGTGCTGGCGAGCGAAGAAATCTGTCAGGTTCTGGAGCGCGGCAGCGGCCATTACAGCCATGGCTTCACCTACAGCGCCCATCCCGTTTCGGTGGCAGCCGGGCTGGCCGTGCAGAAATGGATTGCCAGGAACAACCTCGTCGAGCAATGCGCGCGCCAGGGTGATTACCTGGCCCGGCGGCTGGAAGAGCTGCGAAGCTTCCCGATGGTAGGAGACGTCCGCGGAAAAGGACTCCTCCAGACGGTCGAGTTTGTTCAAGAGCGAGCGACGCGCCAGCCGTTTCCTGCTGGAGCGCAGGTCATCGAGAGGCTCGACGAAAAACTTCGCGAGGCGGGCGTGAACGCCTACCCGATGAAAGGCTGCGCCGATGGAAGCGCCGGCGATCATTTCCTTCTTGCTCCGCCGTTCGTCATTTCTCAAGCGGAGATCGATTTCCTGGTGGATGCTCTTGCGGCTGTGATTGGGTCGGCTCAGGAAGCCTTTCCGGGAAGCGGCCCGCGCTGA
- a CDS encoding CoA-transferase — translation MTPASTYELMVTAAARELRDGEVVFVGIGIPNVAVNLAKRTRCPHLVLIYESGAVGAEPQRLPVSIGDPALVTGATAVCSMSEVFQYYLQRGWIDVGYLGGAQVDRFGNINTTVVGSYHRPKVRLPGSGGACEIGVLAKRIVIVMQHKLRAFPERVDFVTTPGYLGGGREREELGIAGGPQLVVTDLGILRFDAQSREMVLVALHPGVTLEKVRENTGWLLKVAAPLETTPLPSEEELRMIREALTPGKNLSPADSSKPRLETLAGKPATGALADKQGS, via the coding sequence ATGACTCCGGCAAGCACTTACGAACTGATGGTAACCGCGGCGGCGCGAGAGTTGCGCGATGGCGAAGTGGTTTTTGTCGGCATCGGCATTCCCAACGTTGCCGTCAACCTTGCCAAGCGCACGCGCTGCCCGCATCTTGTTCTGATTTACGAATCGGGCGCGGTCGGCGCCGAGCCCCAACGCTTGCCGGTTTCGATCGGCGATCCGGCGCTGGTGACCGGCGCTACCGCTGTCTGTTCGATGAGTGAAGTGTTCCAGTATTACCTCCAGCGCGGATGGATTGACGTTGGCTACCTTGGCGGGGCGCAGGTGGATCGCTTCGGCAACATCAACACCACCGTGGTCGGCTCCTATCACCGGCCGAAGGTGCGCTTGCCCGGTTCCGGCGGCGCGTGTGAAATCGGCGTTCTGGCAAAGCGAATCGTCATCGTAATGCAGCACAAGCTGCGGGCGTTTCCCGAGCGGGTGGACTTTGTGACCACTCCGGGCTATCTCGGCGGCGGGCGCGAGCGGGAAGAGCTCGGAATCGCCGGCGGCCCGCAACTGGTGGTAACTGATCTCGGAATCCTTCGCTTTGACGCCCAGTCGCGGGAAATGGTGCTGGTTGCCTTGCATCCCGGCGTCACGCTGGAGAAGGTCCGGGAGAATACCGGCTGGCTGCTCAAGGTGGCCGCGCCGCTCGAAACCACACCTCTTCCCTCGGAGGAGGAGTTGCGGATGATCCGCGAGGCTTTGACTCCCGGGAAGAACCTCAGCCCGGCCGATTCGAGCAAGCCACGCCTGGAGACGTTGGCGGGCAAGCCCGCCACTGGGGCTCTGGCGGACAAGCAGGGTAGTTAG